The genomic segment GCCGCGGCTGCCCGGGCCCGTTCGGCGGTCTCGCGCCTCTCCTGGCGGTTCGGCTTGCGCTCCTTCGGCTCCGGCTCGGGGTCGGGCTGGTCGTCGTCCCCGTGCCGGATGTCCCGCCACAGTTCGTGCCGCTTGAAATCGCGGCCGACGGCCACGGCACGGGCCGAGCCCACATTGAGCGGCAGCGGGTAGGCGGGGGCGGCCGGCGGTTCCCGATCCGTGACGGTCAGCAACTCGAACCGGAACCGGCGCAGACCCTCGACGAGGGTGCGGCACCATCCGCTGAGAGCGTCCCGGCGATACGGGTACCCGCCGCCGGTCAGCAGACAGATGCGCTCGCGCGACGGGGTCGGATTCACGATGGAGGCAACGAAACAGCGCCCCACACACCCGACACTGTGTCAACTAGGCGACACAATTACGCGCTTTTTACCCGATTTGCCGCCCTATTTGTGGTAAAAGTCCGATTCTCTTTTAGCCCGTTCGAGCACGCAGGGCTCTCGTGGGTGGGCCCGGTATGGCTCCATGGATTGCCCCGTCGAGCCCACCGGTAGCGCCCGCCGGATTCGGTGGTCGCTACGGGCCGGGCGCGCTATCACTCACAGTTACGTCAGCCCCGCCACAGTCAAGATCATCCGACCCCAGTGGCCCACCCTCCTCGGGGGTCCACCACCCGCTGCAATTGTGGCGAAGATTGCCGATCTTCGCTGGCCGCTCTGTGGACAACCCGCCGCTGTGGACAACGCAAATGATCAGCGCTGGATCGTGTATGGCGCCGCCACTCGGTGCGGACGGGGCCCGGGGCGGCCCGGGCTTCGCGTGGCGGGGCGGAGCGAAGCGGTGCAGCGGAGGGCCGACGGGAGCCGGGGTGAGGGCGTGGCGGTGGGGCAGGTGGAGCCGAGGGCCCGCGGCTGACGCGGGCGGGGTTAAGGCGCGGCGGGCGGGCTCGTGAATTCGGCGGCCTGATTGGCGAGGGTGGAGTGAGGCGTGGCGGGCGGGCTGGTGAATTCGGCGGCCTGATTGGCGAGGGTGGAGTGAGGCGTGGCGGTGAGGCAGGTGATGCCGGGGCGTGTGCGCTTGGTCGATGCGGGTGGAGGCGCGGCGGAGAGCACGATGAGCTGGACGGTCTGCTTGGCGGGGGGTGTAGAGGCTCGGCGGGGAGCAGGGAGGCGCGCTGGACGGACCGCTTGGTGCGGCGTGGGTGAGAGCGGCGGGGAGCATGGGTGAGCTGGGCGGTCTGCTTGGTGCGGCGCGGGTGAAGGCGACAGCGGGGAGCATGGGTGACCTGGACGGACTGCTTTGCGCGGGGTGGGTGAAGGCGCTGCGGAGGGCGGAACCTGGGCGACCGGCGCTCCGGGCGGCCCTCGCTTCGGATAGCCGGTCGCTGGTGGTGCTGGATGGAGGCACGGCGGCGGCATGAACCGGGCCGCTTTCGCCAGGTGCGCCGGGCCGGGGTTCGCGACCTGCCGCTCGAGGCGGCCTGCTGGCGGGGCGTGGACGAGTGGGGCGGCCGCTGCTTGGCGTGGGACAGGGCGCTGGTGGTGCTGAACGAAAGCGTGGCCGCACGGCGGATGGGGCCGGGGTTGGCTGCTTGTGCGTGGGGGTGGGCGCCGCCGGCCGAGTTGTGGCAGAGCCGGGTGTGAGTGGAGAAAGGTGGCGGAATCTGGCACAGGCGGCTGGTGTGAACGGAGATGAGCCGGGGACGCGGGCGGCAGGGGGGTCGTAGTGAGAAAAGGGGTCGCGCTGCGGGCGGTGATGGTTGAGATTGAGTACTGACCGAGTGGGCGTGCCAACCTGGCGTCCGTTTTGGATCTTGTGGAGGGTGGGGAAAGGTGGGCCCCTGCAGTGTCAAGGGGTCATTTAGCCTGATGACGGCCCTTCGGGTGGCATGATTCACTGCTTCGCTGCGGCGGGACGCCTCCGCAGCGCTTGACGGATTCTGGGCTACGGCGGACTATGGAGATGTCGCCAGTCGCGCCCACTCACGCCCGTTTCCAGTCGGGTGTGAGCGATCTGCACTCTGAGAAGTTCTTTCAAGGGTGCATGATTCTGTGCTCAAGCGTGCCCTTGAGTGCATGGTGGGCCGCGTGCTGGGCGCGCGTAGGCCGGCTCCTCCGGCAACGCTTTCCATAAGAAGAAGCAGAGCTTCTCAAGGAGTAGTCACCATGGCGAAGGCCCTCTTTGGCCACGTAGGTGCGGCGCCCGACCGGCGCCTGCTCGACGAGGTCACCCGTCTGCGTTCCAGGGTGCAGTCCCTGGAGTTCGAGGTCACCCGCCTGCGGGCGGAAAATGATCGTCTGGCGGCCGCAGCCGCTGAGGCTGACGATTTCGCGCGGCTGACCGAGCCCGCTCTGACCTGAGCTCCACCGGCCGTCGCGGTCGCGTGATCCTCGACCTGGCGGCCACAGTCCCCCCACCGCACCAAAGACGCACCCCCGAAATCGCGCGCCTCCACCATGTGGCGGCGCGCATCTTTTTGCGCCCGAGCCGGGCGTGAGCTGGCCGCGGAGGTTGGCTGTGAGCTGGACGCAAGCTTGCGGCGGGGCGGCGTGTGAGTGGGGTGCGGGGCTGGGCGCGAGCTGGCGGGGCGGCGTGTGAGTGGGGCGCGAGCTGGCGGGGCGGCGTGTGAGTGGGGCACTGGGCTGGGCGCGAGCTGGCGGGGCGGCGTGTGAGTGGGGCACTGGGCCGGGCGCGGCTGGCGGGGCGGCGTGTGAGTGGGGCGCGGGGCTGGGCGCGAGCTGGCCGGGCGACATGTGAGCTGGCCGCGGGGCCGGGTGTGAGCTGACGGCGGGCCAGGCGCGAGCCGGGCGCGGGGCTGGGCCGCAGGCCGGGCACGGAAACCGGTGCGTGAGCTGAAGAGGCGGTGGCGCACGGTAATCGCGGGCATTCCTCGGCGTGACCCTGCGTACCCTTTTGTCCGGTTTCTAGGTCGTCCGGAGCGGCGGGTACGGCTGGTGACGCGTGCCGGGGGTAATCTGCGCCGAAGCAGACACGACCGACCCTCGGAGATCCGTGCACCTCAAGAGCCTGACGGTCAAGGGCTTCAAGTCCTTCGCCTCCGCTACGACGCTGCGGCTGGAGCCGGGCATCACCTGTGTGGTGGGCCCTAACGGCTCCGGCAAGTCCAACGTCGTCGACGCCATCGCCTGGGTCCTCGGTGAGCAGGGCGCCAAGGCGCTGCGCGGCGGCAAGATGGAGGACGTGATCTTCGCCGGCACGTCCGGCCGGGCGCCGTTGGGGCGGGCCGAGGTGACGCTCACGATCGACAACAACGACGACGCGTTGCCGATCGAGTACACCGAGGTGTCGATCACCCGCCGGATGTTCCGGGACGGGGCCAGCGAGTACGAGATCAACGGCAACGCCTGCCGTCTGCTCGACATTCAGGAGCTGCTCAGCGACTCCGGCATCGGCCGTGAGATGCACATCATCGTCGGTCAGGGCCGGCTCGACGCGATGCTGCACGCCAAGCCCGAGGACCGGCGCTCCTTCATCGAGGAGGCCGCGGGTGTCCTGAAGCATCGCAAGCGGAAAGAAAAGGCGATCCGCAAGCTGGACGCGATGCAGGTCAACCTGAACCGCCTCACCGACCTCACCGCCGAGTTGCGGCGCCAGCTCAAGCCGCTGGGCAAGCAGGCCGAGGTGGCCCGGCGCGCGGCCGGCATCCAGGCTGATCTGCGCGACGCCCGGCTGCGGCTGCTCGCCGACGACCTGCACACCTTGCGCACCACCCTCGACAAAGAGATCGCCGACGAGTCGGCCATGCGGGAGCGGCGCGGGCAGGTCGAGGACGAGAATCGCGAGGTCCAGCGGCACCTGGCCGACCTCGAGCTGGCGCACGCCGAGGACGCGCCGCTGCTGCAGGCCGCGCAGGACGTCTGGTACAAGCTGTCCGCCCTGCAGGAGCGTTTCCGGTCGACTGAGCAGCTGGCCACCGAGCGGCTGCGCCACCTGGCTGCCACCGGAGACGAGGAGCGGCCCGGTCGCGATCCCGATCAGCTGGTGGCCGAGTCGGAGCGGGTGCGCGAGCAGGAGGAGGAGCTGCGCGAGGCCCTCACCGACGACCAGATGCGCCTGGCCGAGGCGATCGAGCACCGCCAGGATCTGGAGCGTCAGCTCGCGGCGGCCGAGGGGGCCTTGCGGACGGCGGCCAAAGCCATCGCCGATCGCCGTGAAGGGCTGGCCAAGCTGGTCGGCAACGTGAACGCGGCCCGGGCCCGCACCGAGGGCGCCACCGACGAGATCGAGCGTCTGGCCGCCGCGCACACCGACGCGATGATGCGCGCCGAGGCGGCTCAGGCCGAGGTGGACGCGGTTGCCGCCGAGTCGTCCGAGGCCGACCGGGGCAACGTCGAGCTGGACGAGCGGCACGCCGAGGCGGTCGACCAGCACGACCGGGCGGCCGCGGTCGTCAGGGAGCTGTCCGATGCCGAGCGTGCGGCCGAGAAGGACGCGGCCAGCTGGAAGGCGCGTGAGGAAGCGCTGGCTCTGGGCCTCAAGCGCAAGGACGGCGCGGGCGCGCTGCTGGCCAAGGCGGGCGAGGTCCCGGGGCTGCTGGGCAGCCTGGCCTCGATGCTCACCGTCCGGCCCGGACATGAGGCCGCGCTGGCCGCCGCGCTGGGTTCGCTGGCCGACGCCGTCGCGCTCTCCGGTGTGGACGAGGCCGTCGAGGCCATGCGTACGCTCAAGATCGCCGACGCGGGGCGGGCCGCGCTGGTCGTCGCGTCGCCGGCCGGGCCCGGCATGCAGGGTTCGCTCGATTCGCTGCGGCCGGTGTTGCCCGCGGGCGCGGTCTGGGCGCCCGACGTGATCGGCTGCCCCGACACCATCCGCGCCGCGCTCAACCGGGCGCTGCGCGACGTCGTCCTGGTGCCCGATCATGCCGCCGCCGTCGCGCTGGTCGCCGCCAACGGTGAGCTTCGGGCTGTCACGCCGGACGGCGACGTCCTGGGGGCGTACGCGGCCGCGGGTGGCTCCGGCAAGGGCACCAGCTATCTCGAGGTGCAGGCCGCCGTCGACGAGGCCGCGGCCCACCGGGCCACCGCCGAGCAGTCGATCGGGGAGCTCAAGCAGCAGCTGGGGGACGCTCGGGCCGAGGTGGCCCGGCACAAAGAGGCAGTGAACGTCGCGGCCCAGGCCAAGCGCGCGGCCGAGGGCGTGCGGAACGCGGCCGCCCGCCGGCTGGCCGAGCTGGGGGCGGCCGCCCGGTCGGCCAAGGCCGAGACCGAGCGCCTCGGCGCCGCCCGGCAGAAGGCGGAGTCGGCCCGGGAGGCCGACCTGATGCGGGTGGCCGAGCTGGAGGAACGGCTGGCGCTGGCCGAGTCGACCCCGATCGACGAGGAGCCGTCCACCGACGAGCGTGACCGGCTGGCCGCGCTGGTGCCGCAGGCCCGGCAGAACGAGATGGAGGTGCGGCTCGCGGTCCGTACGGCTGAGGAGCGGGTCGCCTCGATCGCGGGCCGGGCCGACTCGCTGCTGCGCCAGGCCAACCAGGAACGCCAGGCCCGGGAACGCGCCGCGGCCCGGCGCGCCGCGCGGGCCCGGGGCGCCGAGATCGCCAAGGCCGTCGCGCTGGGCGCCGCGGCCGCGCTGGCCCGCGTGCAGACGTCGCTGGCCGCGGCGATCGAGGTCCGCGACGAGCTGGCCCAGGCCCGCACGCTGCGCGAGGCTGAGCTGCAGGAGGTCCGGGCGGGGGCCAAGCGCCTGGTCACGGAGCTGGAGCGGCTGACCAACGAGGTGCACCGCGACGAGGTGGCGCGGGCCGAGCAGCGCCTGCGCATCGAGCAGCTCGAGGCCAAGGCGGCCGAGGACTTCTCGCTCGACGTCGACACGCTGATCACCGAGTACGGTCCGGCTCAGCCCGTGCCGCCCACCCAGGCCGACGTGGCGCAGGCCGAGAAGGACGGCAAGCCGGAGCCGCAGCCGGTGCCGTTCCACCGGCCGACCCAGGAGAAGCGGGCCAACAAGGCGGAACGCGACCTGGCCCTGCTGGGCAAGGTCAACCCGCTCGCGCTGGAGGAGTTCGCGGCGCTGGAGGAGCGGTTCAAGTTCCTCAGCGACCAGCTCGAAGACCTCAAGGCCACCCGCAAGGACCTGCTGACCGTGGTCAAGGACGTCGACGACCGGATCCTCGAGGTGTTCACGACGGCGTTCGAGGACACCGCGCGCGAATTCCAGACCGTCTTCCAGGTGCTGTTCCCCGGCGGCGAGGGCCGGCTGGTGCTGACCGACCCGGAGGACATGCTGACCACCGGCGTGGAGGTCGAGGCCCGCCCGCCCGGCAAGAAGATCAAGCGCCTGTCGCTGCTCTCCGGCGGTGAGCGCTCGCTGACCGCGGTCGCGATGCTGTGCGCGATCTTCCGCGCCCGTCCCTCGCCCTTCTACATCATGGACGAGGTCGAGGCGGCCCTCGACGACGTCAACCTGGGCCGGTTGATTACGCTCTTCGAACAGTTGCGGGAGAAGAGCCAGCTGCTGATCATCACGCACCAGAAGCGCACGATGGAGGTCGCCGACGCCCTGTACGGCGTAACGATGCGCGCGGGTGTGACCCAGGTGATCAGCCAGCGGCTCAAGCACGATTCGGAGGTTTAGCCGCCCATGACGCGCGAACGCGCCCAGGCCCTGCTCATCGACCTGGACGGCGTTCTGCGCCGCTGGGACCCGGCCCCGATGATCGCCGTCGAGGTGGAGAACGGGCTGAAGCCGGCCGCCCTGCTCGAGACGGCGATGTCGTGGGACATCTACCGCCCCGCGATGGCCGGCGAGATGACCGACGCCGAGTGGATGGAGCTGGTCGCCTCGCGCCTCCCGCTCGACATCGAGGCGGCACGGGCCGCGGTGGCCCAGTGGCAGTCCTACCGGGGCGAGCCCGACCCCGAGGTGCTGGCGTTCGTGCGGGAGGTGCGGGCCGCGGGCCGCACGGTCGGCCTGGCCACCAACGCCACCGACCGCCTGCGCGGCGACCTCGACGCCCTGGGCCTGGCGGCCGAGGTCGACGTGGTGATCAGCTCGTGGGAGCTCAAGACCCACAAGCCCGCTCCCGAGTTCTTCGAGAAGGCGTGCGAGCTGATCGGTTTTCCGGCCAAGGTCGTCCTGTTCATCGACGACGACGAGCGGGCCGTCCGCGGCGCCCGCGCGGCCGGTCTCTCCGCGTACCGCTGGAGCGGCCCCGAGCACCTGGACTACTTGCGTAAGGCCCTCGACATCGAGCGGGGGTAGGTGACTTCGGCCACCTCGAACAGGTCGCCGTCCTTGGTGGTGCCTTCGACTTTGGCCGTGGCGTCCAGCCCGTTCAGGCGCAGGGTGCTGATGGCGTTGCCGAAGTAGGGGCCGGCCAGGCGTTTCCACGTCCAGGCGGGGCGGCGCACGCCGGCCGAGCGGGCGATTCCCCGTACGGCCTGGGCCGCAGCCCGTGACCAGCTGAAGCGCATCAGCGGCCGCATGAAGGCGGGCACCTGGTTGTGCACCGGGGAGCAGGTCAGCTGCATCACCGGGGTGGCCATGGCGGTGCCGAAGTCGGCCTCGGCCACGTACGAGTGGTGGACGTCACCGGAGAGCACGCTGATCGAGGCCGGGGCCGCGTAGGCGCCGCCCGCGCCGACCCGGTGGCCGGGGGAGCCCGTGCCGCCCTCGCCCAGCCGCCGGAACAGCTCGCCCAGGGCGTTGAACGAGCGGCCGAACGCGGCCCAGTGCTCGAGGTCGACGGCCCGGCGGAGTTTCTCCGCGGACGACGCCACCCACGGCCGGTGCGAGGCCGCGGTGCTCTCGTTCCACGACTCCAGGTAGTGGATCGCGGGCGGCATCAGCCACGGCAGCGACGAGCCGACGACCAGGTGGTCGTACTCCCCGTGGGCCTGGTCGAGGAACCAGTTCCACTCGGCCGCGGGCAGCATCTCGCGGCGGTCGGGGGTCAGCACGCGACTGCAGCGGTTGTCGAGCATCACCACCCGGGTGCGGCCCACGTCGAGGGCGTAGCTCCACTGGTACGGCTGTTCGCCGCTGTCCACCGTACGGCCGAAGTCGTGCAGCAGGTCGGTGGCGTCGTCGGCCGCGATCACCTTCTGGTACAGCGGGTCGGTGGCCAGCTCGTCGGGGCTCATGTTGCCCAGGTGCTGATAGACCCAGTACGACGCCAGGCCGCCCGTGATCCGCTCGAGCCACCAGGGTTTCTGCAGCATCTCGGCGTGCCACGACTCGGAGGTGTTCCAGTCGTCGATCAGCTCGTGGTCGTCGAAGATCATGACGCTCGGCACGGTCGCGAACAGCCAGCGCACCTCCGGGTCGCGCCACGACTCCAGGTAGAGCTTGGTGTATTCGTCGAACGTGATGACCTGGTCGTCCGGCCCGTCGTGGTGGGCCGGGCGGCGCCGCTTGAGGAAGCGCTTGACCTTGGCCGAGGTGTTGTCGGCGTACACCTGGTCGCCCAGCAGCACGATCAGGTCGGGCCGGAGCTCCGGGTTCTGCGGGTCGGTCATCAGGCGCCGGCTGTACGCGTCGAGGGCGTCGGGCGGCAGTTTGCGGCTGCTCGACGTCGGGGTGGCCTCCCGGCACGAGCCGAAGATCAGGCGTACGGGGGCCTCGGCGTCGTCGGCCGGGCGGGTGCGGATCACCGACGGTGGGTAGGTCGACTCCTGCGACGGCCAGACCTGATGATCGTCCAGGAAGACCCGGTAGGCGCTCGCCACGTCCGGGCGGAGCCCTTCGACCACCACGATCGCGTAATGGTGCCCGTACGCGGTGAAGGTCGGGGTGGAGCCGGCGCCGCCGCCCTCGGCCTCGACGCGCACGACCGCGGGTTCCGTCGTCTCGACCCAGATCGTCGCGCGGTCGCCGACGACGCGACGTAGCAAGGGGCCTATCAGCAGCTGAGCGGTCACGGGAGAGAGCCTTCGCGGGAGGGGCCGAGGGGACTACATCCTCCTGCACATGTGATGCAGGATGCCACTGGGCGGGCGACGCCACGGGCGGCCCGGACATCTGTCAGGATTTCGGCTATGGAATACGTCGTCGCCGCAGTCATCCTGCTCGTCGTTCTGCTGGCGGGCGCGATCGGCCTGGTCGTGCCCCGCATGCGCCGCCGTGAGCTCCCGCCCTCCGAGACGGGCGGCGACACGACGACCCTGGAGCGTCCCTCCGCCGCCGAGCCGGGTGTGCAGACCCCGCCGCTGGTCGTTCCGGCGGAGGCCGACGAGGGTCTGCCGCCGCTGCTGGAGCGCGAGCCGGAGGTCGTCGAGCCGGAGCCCGAGCTCGACCGTCCGGAGCCCACGGCCGGTCGCCTGGTGCGGCTGCGGGCCCGCCTGTCGCGCTCGCAGAACATCTTCGGCCGCGGCCTGCTCAGCGTGCTCTCCCGCGATCACCTCGACGAGGACGCCTGGGAGGAGATCGAGGACAGCCTGATCAGCGCGGACGTCGGCGTCGAGGCGACACAGGCGCTCGTCGCCCGGCTGCGCGAGCGGGTCCGCGTGCTCGGCACCCGTACGGTGGCCGAGGTCCGCGAGCAGCTGTCCGAGGAGCTGGTGGCCGCGCTCGACCCCGAGATGGACCGCACGCTCAAGACGACCCCGCACGACGGCCGGCCCGCGGTGATGCTGGTGGTCGGCGTGAACGGCGCCGGCAAGACCACGACCTGCGGAAAGATCGGCCGGGTGCTGATCGCGGACGGGCGTTCGGTGCTGTTCGGCGCGGCCGACACCTTCCGGGCGGCCGCAGCCGACCAGATCCAGACCTGGGGCGAGCGGGTCGGCGCCGAGACGGTACGGGGTCCGGAAGGTGGAGATCCCGCCAGCGTTGCTTTCGACGCGGTGAAGCGGGGTATCGACACCGGCGTGGACACCGTGGTGATCGACACGGCGGGCCGCCTGCAGAACAAGGTCGGCCTGATGGACGAGCTGGGCAAGGTCAAGCGGGTCGTGGAGAAGCACGGCCCGGTCGACGAGACGCTGCTCGTGCTGGACGCCACGACCGGCCAGAACGGCCTCGAGCAGGCCCGGGTGTTCACCGAAGTGGTGGACGTGACCGGGGTGGTGCTGACCAAGCTCGACGGCACCGCCAAGGGCGGAATCGTCATCGCGGTGCAGCGCAAGCTGGGCATTCCGGTCAAGCTGGTGGGCCTGGGCGAGGGCCCGGACGACCTGGCCCCGTTCGAGCCGGCCGCCTTCGTCGAGGCTCTGCTTGGCAGCGCCGCGTAGTCTCGTTGAACAGAGAACCGAGTAGCAGGGGAGGGTGTTGGTGACGCAGGAGCGGGAGATCCCGCTGCACGGCGGCAACGTCAGCACCGTCTCCAAGGTCGGCGACACCGTGCGACGCAACGCCGGGCCGTGGACGCCGGCCGTGCACGGCCTCCTCAATCACCTCGAGCGGGTCGGTTTCACCGGCTCGCCGCACGCCCTGGGCATGGACGACAAGGGCCGCGAGGTGCTGTCGTATCTCGACGGCGAGTGCGGCGAATACCCCTTGGCCCCGCACTGGGTGACCGAGGAGGCGCTGG from the Paractinoplanes abujensis genome contains:
- the smc gene encoding chromosome segregation protein SMC; translated protein: MHLKSLTVKGFKSFASATTLRLEPGITCVVGPNGSGKSNVVDAIAWVLGEQGAKALRGGKMEDVIFAGTSGRAPLGRAEVTLTIDNNDDALPIEYTEVSITRRMFRDGASEYEINGNACRLLDIQELLSDSGIGREMHIIVGQGRLDAMLHAKPEDRRSFIEEAAGVLKHRKRKEKAIRKLDAMQVNLNRLTDLTAELRRQLKPLGKQAEVARRAAGIQADLRDARLRLLADDLHTLRTTLDKEIADESAMRERRGQVEDENREVQRHLADLELAHAEDAPLLQAAQDVWYKLSALQERFRSTEQLATERLRHLAATGDEERPGRDPDQLVAESERVREQEEELREALTDDQMRLAEAIEHRQDLERQLAAAEGALRTAAKAIADRREGLAKLVGNVNAARARTEGATDEIERLAAAHTDAMMRAEAAQAEVDAVAAESSEADRGNVELDERHAEAVDQHDRAAAVVRELSDAERAAEKDAASWKAREEALALGLKRKDGAGALLAKAGEVPGLLGSLASMLTVRPGHEAALAAALGSLADAVALSGVDEAVEAMRTLKIADAGRAALVVASPAGPGMQGSLDSLRPVLPAGAVWAPDVIGCPDTIRAALNRALRDVVLVPDHAAAVALVAANGELRAVTPDGDVLGAYAAAGGSGKGTSYLEVQAAVDEAAAHRATAEQSIGELKQQLGDARAEVARHKEAVNVAAQAKRAAEGVRNAAARRLAELGAAARSAKAETERLGAARQKAESAREADLMRVAELEERLALAESTPIDEEPSTDERDRLAALVPQARQNEMEVRLAVRTAEERVASIAGRADSLLRQANQERQARERAAARRAARARGAEIAKAVALGAAAALARVQTSLAAAIEVRDELAQARTLREAELQEVRAGAKRLVTELERLTNEVHRDEVARAEQRLRIEQLEAKAAEDFSLDVDTLITEYGPAQPVPPTQADVAQAEKDGKPEPQPVPFHRPTQEKRANKAERDLALLGKVNPLALEEFAALEERFKFLSDQLEDLKATRKDLLTVVKDVDDRILEVFTTAFEDTAREFQTVFQVLFPGGEGRLVLTDPEDMLTTGVEVEARPPGKKIKRLSLLSGGERSLTAVAMLCAIFRARPSPFYIMDEVEAALDDVNLGRLITLFEQLREKSQLLIITHQKRTMEVADALYGVTMRAGVTQVISQRLKHDSEV
- a CDS encoding HAD family hydrolase, which gives rise to MTRERAQALLIDLDGVLRRWDPAPMIAVEVENGLKPAALLETAMSWDIYRPAMAGEMTDAEWMELVASRLPLDIEAARAAVAQWQSYRGEPDPEVLAFVREVRAAGRTVGLATNATDRLRGDLDALGLAAEVDVVISSWELKTHKPAPEFFEKACELIGFPAKVVLFIDDDERAVRGARAAGLSAYRWSGPEHLDYLRKALDIERG
- a CDS encoding alkaline phosphatase D family protein, which produces MTAQLLIGPLLRRVVGDRATIWVETTEPAVVRVEAEGGGAGSTPTFTAYGHHYAIVVVEGLRPDVASAYRVFLDDHQVWPSQESTYPPSVIRTRPADDAEAPVRLIFGSCREATPTSSSRKLPPDALDAYSRRLMTDPQNPELRPDLIVLLGDQVYADNTSAKVKRFLKRRRPAHHDGPDDQVITFDEYTKLYLESWRDPEVRWLFATVPSVMIFDDHELIDDWNTSESWHAEMLQKPWWLERITGGLASYWVYQHLGNMSPDELATDPLYQKVIAADDATDLLHDFGRTVDSGEQPYQWSYALDVGRTRVVMLDNRCSRVLTPDRREMLPAAEWNWFLDQAHGEYDHLVVGSSLPWLMPPAIHYLESWNESTAASHRPWVASSAEKLRRAVDLEHWAAFGRSFNALGELFRRLGEGGTGSPGHRVGAGGAYAAPASISVLSGDVHHSYVAEADFGTAMATPVMQLTCSPVHNQVPAFMRPLMRFSWSRAAAQAVRGIARSAGVRRPAWTWKRLAGPYFGNAISTLRLNGLDATAKVEGTTKDGDLFEVAEVTYPRSMSRALRK
- the ftsY gene encoding signal recognition particle-docking protein FtsY, with translation MEYVVAAVILLVVLLAGAIGLVVPRMRRRELPPSETGGDTTTLERPSAAEPGVQTPPLVVPAEADEGLPPLLEREPEVVEPEPELDRPEPTAGRLVRLRARLSRSQNIFGRGLLSVLSRDHLDEDAWEEIEDSLISADVGVEATQALVARLRERVRVLGTRTVAEVREQLSEELVAALDPEMDRTLKTTPHDGRPAVMLVVGVNGAGKTTTCGKIGRVLIADGRSVLFGAADTFRAAAADQIQTWGERVGAETVRGPEGGDPASVAFDAVKRGIDTGVDTVVIDTAGRLQNKVGLMDELGKVKRVVEKHGPVDETLLVLDATTGQNGLEQARVFTEVVDVTGVVLTKLDGTAKGGIVIAVQRKLGIPVKLVGLGEGPDDLAPFEPAAFVEALLGSAA